The following is a genomic window from Takifugu rubripes chromosome 13, fTakRub1.2, whole genome shotgun sequence.
GCCCGAGGAAGTCTCTCACCGCGCCATACAAAGGAGTTTTTCTCTGGAAGTGCCGTATGCTAACACTGGAATTTCCTGTCATGTTTCAAACCCAAATCTAAGTAGCCCTTGCTCTCCACATGTGCACATCCATTTGAGCCCGTGCGGTCCAGCTAAGTTACCTGGTTCTGCACCCAATGTAAATACAACCCACAAATGGAACAATACAGAAGCAGTCCCAGGTCAGCCCACCAAGGTGAGTGATCCATTCCTGCTCTGGTCCCCTTCAGATCCGATACGAGCTGAAATAAATCGGAGAGACGGCGGTTCAGCCGCTCCGGGTTCACTTTGTCCCATAATGCTGCTAATTCACAGAAACAAGAAACCACAAGAAACGGGATTTGCTGTGGCCGAAGGGCCATAAAAAGACACAAGCTGGCGTTTAGTCTCTGATAATGCTGTTAAAGGATCGGTTCACACGGCTCCGGCTACTGTATTTACTTTAGCTGAGCTAAATGAGACGACGGCTACAGCCCGGCCATGAACCAGCCCAACCATTTAGGGGTGTTTGGTTGCAGTAACTCCATGTTCTCTGTGATATCTGGAAGCAGCCCGCTGTCCGTTTCCTGTTGTAAATGCTGATATGATCTACCACTGAATAGCACTTCATTTTTATGATTATGTTAGTGGTATGAATAGTCGATTTAAGTATTTAAGTGGGCTATTTTTAGCGGTGGGAAAAGCAGTGTCCCTTgctgataaaaataaagtcCCTCTGAAATATTCCCCCTGACTCCAGATAGTCTGGGGGGTATGTAGCACTGCCCAGACCCGTGGACTCAAATTTAACTGCGTGATACTAGAGGAGCGCACAGTCATGCCAGCCATCTGTGGACATGATGTGTGTATGGTGGAGGCACTGTAATGTAGGCAAGATGGGACCCTGAGCCTTTCCCAGTAAAAGGATTGTGTGTCTTCCTTCCAGGCAGTGTTTGTGAAGTATCAAGTGACGGCCTGCCTCTGCATTTAGCAGGTTGTCAAGTAAGGGCTTGTGCAGTGATTAGCctgcaaattaattttaaatgatttcctttaaatgtttttggCCGTGTGCAGTCGGATAATAAAAACCAATGTTTTTATTCTGCCCATGTATTCCTGTACAAGCATAATTAGCAGCTgatgagatggatggatgtgttcTTACGCTACCTGAACGCTGAATATAATGGAAGGAGGTCACACTTTGGTTCCTGAAGAcgtttaaatacattttaaaaccgCTGCAGTGGTTCTTCTCCAGCACAAATGACCCGGTTCCTCAGGGTTGATGTGTGGGAAAAGTCTGTAACTTGGAACTTTTGCTTTGGCTTCTCGTGTCAGGGATTTTCTGATAAGTGCATAAACTATTTATAACAAGATTGGGTTTAGTTTAGAGCCACTGGATCATCTCCTTCCACTAAATCAGCGGTCGACCTTTTTGAACGTTCTCTTGTTTGTTATTATTTGTGACGGCCGACGCGTCTGCACGTCTGTTGCCTTTGCATTTCGGTGCATTTTATGTAAATTTCTAGCGAGCGAAGACCAATTTATCCCACTTTCCAGGTACCAGAGTGGGAGTTTGTGGCAGAACCAACATGCAGGAGACTGAATCAGCACCCGAGCACCACtgaccttttttattttcctaaaagagGATGTTGTCATGAGCCCGAAGCCTTTAACTTTGAGAGCGGGACCCCAGCTCACCTCTCACCCAAAGAGGTGTTCTGTGTTCACACTGTGGGGTTCAACTGTtctaaatgataaaaaataGCACATCTTTGAGTCCTACTTTTAATCCAGTCTTTTTAAAATTAGGAGCAGTTGATTATATTTGGCAAATATTTAGATCGAGCTGTGGTGGCTGATATTTTTGGACGTTCTGTTTAGGTGAGGGTGGTTCAAATTGGTGCCAACCATCCTTTATATCCGATGCTGAAGGCAGAATTCGGAATAAGTGTGTATATAATTAATCGTTTTCCAACTTCAGTCTATAGTTTCTGTTGAAAAACTCCTTTTTCATACCTTTAAAATAAGACAGCCTCACCTTGGCTATGACAAATGCAGAAGTTGGTTCTTCTTGCTGATGTTCTTTATTGGACCTCACATTTAGATTTAAGAAATGATGCATGTTTACTGAATTGATCCACCGACTGTAGTAACACTGCAGAAATTGGTCAATTGATTTAAAACATaaactttaatttgtttttggaTAATACAAAAGGGAAATTTGGTGCTTTCATGGTTTTCATGGGTTTTCATGACAGTAGGTTAGATTAAAGGTGTTGGGTGGGTTAGCTTAAAGGTGGTGGGTGGGTTAGCTTAAAGGTGTTGGGTGGGTTAGCTTAAAGGTGTTGGGTGGGTTAGTTTAAAGGTGGTGGGTGGGTTAGCTTAAAGGTGTTGGGTGGGTTAGCTTAAAGGTGGTGGGTGGGTTAGCTTAAAGGTGTTGGGTGGGTTAGCTTAAAGGTGGTGGGTGGGTTAGCTTAAAGGTGTTGGGTGGGTAACCTGAGTTACTTTGGAGGATGTTCCCTTGTTTCCAAGCTACAGTCGTTATTGGAAGCTTGTTTTCCGATGACATACATGTCTACCGTGTTCACAGCGTCAAACTGATCACTTCTCCCGTGCTTATACTGCTGACTCCTTTTTAGTGGTGTAGCTCTGTGGTAGAGGTGTAATATGAAGAGAAAAAGCCACTTTTATAGCCACTTTATCTGAAATAGCTCGTTAAAAACCAAAATACACATTTGCTGCCTTAGCTTAGCCGGTGTAATTGTTCTCAGTACAGATTTGACTCCATGTGTCAGTCCTCCGGTATGAGGATGAGCATTTTACCTTTCAGGGCTCCAGATAATAACTATAAACATTCACACTGACTGTGAAGAGcttattttaaatgaagctaAGCAAAGGTCTCCCTCAAATGGAACATTAAAATGTGCTCTTTCACAACTTTTGGAGCTGCTTACTTCTGCAACACAAGGCCATTTTCTCCCTATGGGGTTGTGGTTTTACACAATGAACAAGCAGCTGTCTGGTTTTTTTGGCATTTTGCGTGTAAAATGCCTCCACGCACGCACGTTTGTGCCAACTGCTAACGCTCCCAGCAACAGCTCGGCCCCCGTTGTCCAATCAGATCATTCATGGGGACGGTTTCAGGTTACCGTGCATCACGTTGTGGTTCACTGCAAACTACGGAACGGAACGTCGGGAATCATCTGTAGTTCTTTGTAGCTGTTTTGACCCCAATGTTGTGcagattattattgttttatgtCATCTAATTTCAGTCTAAATGCAGATTACTGAGCATGTgttggatgaaggagaggattGTTGAACAAATGGCATTAGTGTGGTTGCATGTGTGTCTTCAGGAGCTCATCCCTgtgattctctctctccttgtcaGACACGTGATGACTTTCTCGGGCAGGTGGACGTCCCGTTAAATCAGATACCAGTAAGTCTCTGTCAGCAGGAAAACCTCGGTCTTCACTCACTGAACAAGACCTATTGTTGTTGCAGCTTCTCTCCTACAAGCTCTTGACCTCAGCCTCCCCACGTCGCCATTTAAATGTAACCATATACGCCCATATTCAGACGCCTGTTCCACGGCGTTTTCTATGGTCCTGTTTATGTTTCATGTTGTGTTCCCCTTTTGTTTCATTGTAAACACAACATTGAAAAGTGAGCCGTCTATTTTCCGGTGTTTGCGGGTCTGTTGATGTGACggaagtgtttgttttctccctcAGACAGAAAATCCTGATACCGAGAGGCCGTTCACATGCAAggacttcctgcttcaccctcGGAGGTTTGTGTGATTTACCTCAGCACTCAATGATTTCCACTCGCTTACATGTATATTTGTATTTACCCGATAAATGATTGGCCTGTGTAAATAGTTCTTCTGTTTGCTGTGCAGCCACAAgtccagggtcaaaggtcacctgcgTCTCAAAATGAGTTACCTCCCAAAAAACCCAGGTTCGGAGGAGGAAACTGCAGATCACCAAGACAACGTGAGTCTAACGATGGAACTGATGGGATGATCCAACACAATGGCACCAATCAGGcacatttttgttcatttggaTGATGAAAATCCAACATTAACAACTTGAACAAAGCAGCTGCTCTTTTCTATGCTCTGTACTGGTGTCGTGCAGGCTGATTGGGCATTTCTGGACGAGGACATGTCCGGCCCCAGacagaaccagcagctgcctgcaCTGCCGCCTGGCTGGGAGGAGCGGCAGGACAATCTCGGGCGAACGTTCTACGTCAACCACGCTACCAGAACCACCCAGTGGCAGCGACCCACAGTGCAGTAAGAGAAGTCTCCTGGGTCATTTCGGCAGGTTGCCCAGCGCAGCGCTGATGGGGTGTTTACGCGTGTCCCCAACAGGGACAGCGACGTGGAGAGGCAGCCAAGACACAGCAGCAGTGCTGAGGGGGGGCGCACTTTCATCACGCGCAGACAGATCTCAGACCCTGATGAAAGCAACGCCAGAGAGTCTCCTGAGGTAAGTTAAACCAGGTAAAAAGTTCCCCCACCCACCTTCTAACCTCGCCTCTTCTGTCTCATCCCGCAGAGCTGGGAGATCCTAAACGAGGAGGTGCCCACGTTCAACCACAGCAACAGCCATTCTCCACCCTCACCCGCACCAGAGCTTCACTCACTTTGTGACGAGATGAGGAACGTTCAGATTTCAGGGGCCGCCGCTGGCGACCTGCACACCCCCCCGACGGTGAGCCCTTTTACTGGGAGCCCTAAAGGAACCGCGATGACTGTcggctctgacctctgctgacctTCTCACGCAGGGTTTTGTTCAAAGTTCACGCCATTCCAGTTACAGAAGAAGTGCCCACAGCTCAACAagagaggaacagcctgttaaTCCAGTGGTGAGTGTTTGAGTCCCTGGCACCTGCCCATGTTTTAACAAgccttttctcctctgcagtgtgtgttctttgtttttcttaatgCTGCATTTTCACCTTTTCAATAGGTGCTCCCAACCTCCGCTGGGTTGCCTTTAGGCTGGGAGGAGAAACGTGACAGTAAAGGAAGGCGCTACTTCATCAACCACCGCACCCGAAGCACTTCGTGGTCACGGCCCCCGCTCCAGGTAGACGCCAGTCCTGTGCACGGAGTCCATTTGATGTAAATAAATGATTTGTTGAGCACGTTCTTTTGACTGGGCAGAAGGCTGCATCTGTGCCCCCAGCAGCACAGAGTGCCCCACCATTCCAGGCTTGTGCTCCTCAGGAGCCTCCTCAGACCACCACCAGCCCGGAGCCCCCTTTTGAATCGGGCTCCCTGCCAGCTGGTTGGGAAGTCCGCAGTGCTCCTAACGGAAGACCGTTTTTCATCGACCACAACACCAAGTCTACCACCTGGGTGAGAACGCAACCACTCAAACAGCCGGGTTTTCTTCTCCAACTAGGATTCAGCATATTTTCCAGTTCTTGAAGGTTTGTGGCTGTTAGAAAACTAAAAAGTACTTTCCTGTACCAGAATGACCCCAGACTCAGATCCCAGATTCCtccacagaggagaagagactcgCTTGATCCAAATGATCTCGGCCCTTTGCCGGTGAGTtcgtttctcttcctgtctttttctgttttaacgTGCTAATTACTCACTCGAATTCTCTGCGTGCTGCCACCCGGCCGGAGCTCACAGACGTGTCCTGTTGTCAAACACAGATTTTATCTTGTGTTGCAAACagttaatcagattaatcagaACAGCACCAGGCAGCGTTTGACTGATAGTGCCGTCAGTTCCATCTGATAGTTTGAGATCATTTAGACATTTAATGAGAAACTTGCTTTTCCAGCCCGGCTGGGAGGAGCGAGTCCACTCTGATGGGAGGATATTCTACATAGATCACAGTAAGATATGACGGGTTTGGACTAACTAATGGGTGAGTGTCAGTATAATGAAGGTGGATTTGGTTTCACAGACACAAGGATCACGCAATGGGAAGATCCCAGATTACAAAGCTCAGCTATAACTGGACCAGTAAGTATAATTTGTGTGGAGGGAGAGTTTGACCAGACTGATCCATATTCCCTCCTTGAGGGTTTCTGATGTTATCTTAAATATTAAGCGTGATGCACCCAAACGGTAAAGATGAACCCCGTTCTCCGTTGCTCACAGGCAGTGCCTTACTCCAGAGACTACAAACAAAAGTACGACTACTtcaggaagaagctgaagaagccgGTGCGTCTCCGAACTTCCGTCTCTCGGACTCACTGTAGGTTTACGCGCGTCATCATTGCACATGACCGTAAACTGTCTTCTGAATGATCTGCACAAAGGCCGACATCCCCAATCGGTTCGAGATGAAGATAAAACGGAacgcggtcctggaggactcgTACCGCCGCATCCTCTCCGTGTCGCGGGCCGACCTGCTGAAAGCCCGGCTCTGGGTGGAGTTTGAGGGGGAGAAGGGACTTGACTACGGAGGGGTGGCCCGGGAGTGGTTCTTCCTCATGTCGAAGGAGATGTTCAACCCATATTATGGATTGTTTGAGTATTCTGCTACGTGAGTGCCTCCTTTTTCCCGTCATTGAGCCCTTTAGACGTTTGTCCCTGCCTCTCATGACTGCAGATGATCCGGCTCACGCGGGGCAAAGTGGCAGCACATAGATATTTACAGTTTGGTTTCGCACACTAAATTATCGTGTGATTAATTGCCATGGCGATGCCACCGAAGCCATGTGGCAAATGGCTGCTGAGGCTTGGTTGTCCGTGCATATATTCACACTTGGCTGTGACATCAGGCCGGAGGCCAAGAACAAATTGCTCTTTGGGCTCATTTACCACAGCAGGCCTGGCTCTCTGGCCACCTCCCTTTTAATAGCGTCAGGACTCCACTGGCAGCTCAGATGTTACATTTGATCACAAACTTAAATATTAGCTCATTGGTGGCTgtgatattttattattcagTGTAGAACGATTGATCAGCTACGCGTAGTTTTTGAAAACACCCATTCTTGTGTTCCAGAGACAACTATACTCTGCAGATCAATCCCAACTCAGGCTTATGTAACGAAGATCACCTGACCTACTTCAAGTTCATCGGCCGTGTGGCCGGCATGGCCGTGCATCACGGGAAACTGCTGGATGGTGCGTGCCGTTCTCACTCACGTTCCTTTAGAAAGAGGGTTCACGCTTTttaaaggggttttttttgcgtCCTTTGAAGCTTTCTTTATTCGGCCGTTTTACaagatgatgctgcagaagCCGATCACCCTCCAGGACATGGAGTCTGTTGTGAGTGGGGCTGTAAATGACCACCTTCACCCCTCTGAGCCGCTCTTCTAAGCTTCGATCTTCATTCTTGTCGGCTCTTTCTTCAGGACAGTGAATATTTCAATTCCTTGATGTGGATTTTGGAGAATGATCCAACTGACCTGGATTTGATGTTTACCGTCGACGAGGAGCTGTTTGGACAGGTTCGTTCAGGGTCGGGTTCTCTGAGCCTGTGGGGTGTGTCTTTCTCTTTAATCACACAAATCTGTCATGTTTTCACTGTTTAAGACTCACCAGCATGAGCTGAAGTCAGGGGGCACGGACATCATCGTCACCAATGACAACAAGAAAGAATACATCCAGTAAGAAGCTGAGAACTTAGTTTACACCAGCTTTAAGTTCAGAAATAGCTTGATTctgacctgctgctgttctcGTCAGTCTTGTGATACAGTGGCGCTTCGTGAACAggatacagatgcagatgacTGCGTTCAAAGAGGTATTTCGACTCCATTCAGGCTCTAATCACAAAGTTAACCTAACGAAAAAGCTTCAACACAAATGTGTTCTACATTTAGGGATTCTTTGAGTTGATTCCACTAGATTTGATCAAGATTTTTGATGAGAATGAGCTGGAGGTGAGTTTTTCCCAGTCTGAGCCCAGCGTGGGTCCGTCCAGACGGTTAACGTGTCCTCTTTGTCCCGCTCAGCTGCTCATGTGTGGTCTGGGGGACGTGGACGTGAACGATTGGAGGGAAAATACCAGGTACAAGAGCGGCTACGCCTCCAACCACATTGTGATCCAGTGGTTTTGGAAAGTAAGTTTCTTTGTCTACCCTGGAACTTTCCGCCATGAGGCGTTTGATGTATATTTTGAatacacatttgtgtgtttttggttaTTACAGACTGTGCTGTTGATGGACGGAGAAAGGAGAATTCGGCTCTTGCAGTTTGTGACTGGGACGTCCAGGGTCCCCATGAACGGCTTCGCTGAGCTCTATGGTAATATCGCATGTTTACGAGCACTTGATCCTCTTTGAGTTGATGTTGTTATGTTAAGCGTATTAATGTTGCGTTGCCCAGGATCTAACGGACCACAGCTATTCACCATTGAGCAGTGGGGAACACGTGATAAGCTGCCACGGGCTCACACATGGTAACCAGATTTATATACATATTAACACACTTCCTGATCATTTAGGGTTAAAGTTTAGGAGCCTACTGTAGAGCTTTTAATAAGGGGTTGATCTTTTACATTCCTcctgtttaatttatttatttttcattcattaGTTAACAATACATTGGAATCTTTTTTCAAAATTGTAACATTGTTAGTAATATAGTTGGGTTTTTTCATTAAAGCTTCTATAAGCTTCTTATTTGCTCTAATTTAATTATATCTATGTGATAGTTGTTTACGCCTCCTAGTGGCAGGATGTCGGCATAACAACTACTACTGTTGTAAGTGATGTTGAATGTAATTCCTCTTTTGTCCGTCTTCTTCCTGAAAGCTTCAATCGTCTGGACCTGCCGCCTTATGAATCTTTTGAGGAGTTGAGGGACAAGCTGCATATCGCCATTGAAAATGCACAAGGCTTTGATGGGGTGGATTAATCTGTCAGCTGTAACTCTCTGGATTTTGGACATTACTGAAGTGAAACAGAGCAACTAAACAGACATTGTACGGTCTAAATTTGCCGCTTGATTGAGAAATGGACATTCTCAGCCGTCTGTGTTGAGGCACACAGGCAGTGTGGACATATTATGGGGTGAGGAAGGTATTTTATATCTCTGCTAACGTTTACAAGGCAAAAATGCAAAACTATTTTACCGTGAGAAAAATACAAGGGTTTCATTTTTAGCCGAGTTGCCTAGCATCGACCTCTCACGCTAGTTAGACTGGATGTCTTCAAtgcaaaggaaaaaggaaagatctcatcctgacatgttggtgcaaaGAGTGGACCACGGCTCAGAAGCCCAGTGTAGCGACCGCACGAGGAGACGAGCGTGCGTGTTCATATCTGTCTGATACCAAGTTAAAGTCAAGTCTGTAATCCCTTTAAATGTGACACCGGCCGTAAACGTACCAATGGTAATTGGAAAAAAGATTTAAATAGCGATGATTTGATTCCAGGACCGGCTTTAGGTCAGAATATTGTGCATTTTTCCCACTTCAGTGCACGGATCCAGAGTCATGGAGTGAGCAGAGCTACCACACGTGTATGTAGCCACGGCAGGTTTAGACGGATTTTAGCAACGTTCGTGTAAATACAAGTGTAACCTTTAATCATATCGCTTTAAATTATCTCAAGGTTTGACCAATTGGTTAATGGTGCATTATACATCATTTCTATGTGTCAGTT
Proteins encoded in this region:
- the nedd4a gene encoding E3 ubiquitin-protein ligase NEDD4 isoform X1, whose translation is MARRLRLHFASRRSSTDPLSESFSSHGETSGAVVPACSPTDVLAHGSYHLKVTGLSADYANSPQHSSVFIPSVNTGGCTKKSVLQISLQPRGKVSGEPEASTEDGDPGGGEPGIVSGSDGSSCSSSMASDAGYCSSNSIFESEGPERHRTTQDKRLLHKSRIPLRRCSSLVIFPKSPCSTPPASPVSPVALPFLPQAKGSHQFCASASANEFLDAEEVTWKGSTTKELSDCRRKESSSAESRDTKHMVQFNIPLEDEPKSKMEETDQTLDKSNRHSSSLLLRFGHQRPIIPRKGATATTEGYSEARNCPGGKQDPHKKLYRSTSACLFSSGKSSEKSPNSFSSVEKGQEMPEEVSHRAIQRSFSLEVPYANTGISCHVSNPNLSSPCSPHVHIHLSPCGPAKLPGSAPNVNTTHKWNNTEAVPGQPTKTRDDFLGQVDVPLNQIPTENPDTERPFTCKDFLLHPRSHKSRVKGHLRLKMSYLPKNPGSEEETADHQDNADWAFLDEDMSGPRQNQQLPALPPGWEERQDNLGRTFYVNHATRTTQWQRPTVQDSDVERQPRHSSSAEGGRTFITRRQISDPDESNARESPESWEILNEEVPTFNHSNSHSPPSPAPELHSLCDEMRNVQISGAAAGDLHTPPTGFVQSSRHSSYRRSAHSSTREEQPVNPVVLPTSAGLPLGWEEKRDSKGRRYFINHRTRSTSWSRPPLQKAASVPPAAQSAPPFQACAPQEPPQTTTSPEPPFESGSLPAGWEVRSAPNGRPFFIDHNTKSTTWNDPRLRSQIPPQRRRDSLDPNDLGPLPPGWEERVHSDGRIFYIDHNTRITQWEDPRLQSSAITGPAVPYSRDYKQKYDYFRKKLKKPADIPNRFEMKIKRNAVLEDSYRRILSVSRADLLKARLWVEFEGEKGLDYGGVAREWFFLMSKEMFNPYYGLFEYSATDNYTLQINPNSGLCNEDHLTYFKFIGRVAGMAVHHGKLLDAFFIRPFYKMMLQKPITLQDMESVDSEYFNSLMWILENDPTDLDLMFTVDEELFGQTHQHELKSGGTDIIVTNDNKKEYIHLVIQWRFVNRIQMQMTAFKEGFFELIPLDLIKIFDENELELLMCGLGDVDVNDWRENTRYKSGYASNHIVIQWFWKTVLLMDGERRIRLLQFVTGTSRVPMNGFAELYGSNGPQLFTIEQWGTRDKLPRAHTCFNRLDLPPYESFEELRDKLHIAIENAQGFDGVD
- the nedd4a gene encoding E3 ubiquitin-protein ligase NEDD4 isoform X2 — encoded protein: MARRLRLHFASRRSSTDPLSESFSSHGETSGAVVPACSPTDVLAHGSYHLKVTGLSADYANSPQHSSVFIPSVNTGGCTKKSVLQISLQPRGKVSGEPEASTEDGDPGGGEPGIVSGSDGSSCSSSMASDAGYCSSNSIFESEGPERHRTTQDKRLLHKSRIPLRRCSSLVIFPKSPCSTPPASPVSPVALPFLPQAKGSHQFCASASANEFLDAEEVTWKGSTTKELSDCRRKESSSAESRDTKHMVQFNIPLEDEPKSKMEETDQTLDKSNRHSSSLLLRFGHQRPIIPRKGATATTEGYSEARNCPGGKQDPHKKLYRSTSACLFSSGKSSEKSPNSFSSVEKGQEMPEEVSHRAIQRSFSLEVPYANTGISCHVSNPNLSSPCSPHVHIHLSPCGPAKLPGSAPNVNTTHKWNNTEAVPGQPTKTRDDFLGQVDVPLNQIPTENPDTERPFTCKDFLLHPRSHKSRVKGHLRLKMSYLPKNPGSEEETADHQDNADWAFLDEDMSGPRQNQQLPALPPGWEERQDNLGRTFYVNHATRTTQWQRPTVQDSDVERQPRHSSSAEGGRTFITRRQISDPDESNARESPESWEILNEEVPTFNHSNSHSPPSPAPELHSLCDEMRNVQISGAAAGDLHTPPTGFVQSSRHSSYRRSAHSSTREEQPVNPVVLPTSAGLPLGWEEKRDSKGRRYFINHRTRSTSWSRPPLQAASVPPAAQSAPPFQACAPQEPPQTTTSPEPPFESGSLPAGWEVRSAPNGRPFFIDHNTKSTTWNDPRLRSQIPPQRRRDSLDPNDLGPLPPGWEERVHSDGRIFYIDHNTRITQWEDPRLQSSAITGPAVPYSRDYKQKYDYFRKKLKKPADIPNRFEMKIKRNAVLEDSYRRILSVSRADLLKARLWVEFEGEKGLDYGGVAREWFFLMSKEMFNPYYGLFEYSATDNYTLQINPNSGLCNEDHLTYFKFIGRVAGMAVHHGKLLDAFFIRPFYKMMLQKPITLQDMESVDSEYFNSLMWILENDPTDLDLMFTVDEELFGQTHQHELKSGGTDIIVTNDNKKEYIHLVIQWRFVNRIQMQMTAFKEGFFELIPLDLIKIFDENELELLMCGLGDVDVNDWRENTRYKSGYASNHIVIQWFWKTVLLMDGERRIRLLQFVTGTSRVPMNGFAELYGSNGPQLFTIEQWGTRDKLPRAHTCFNRLDLPPYESFEELRDKLHIAIENAQGFDGVD
- the nedd4a gene encoding E3 ubiquitin-protein ligase NEDD4 isoform X3 produces the protein MARRLRLHFASRRSSTDPLSESFSSHGETSGAVVPACSPTDVLAHGSYHLKISLQPRGKVSGEPEASTEDGDPGGGEPGIVSGSDGSSCSSSMASDAGYCSSNSIFESEGPERHRTTQDKRLLHKSRIPLRRCSSLVIFPKSPCSTPPASPVSPVALPFLPQAKGSHQFCASASANEFLDAEEVTWKGSTTKELSDCRRKESSSAESRDTKHMVQFNIPLEDEPKSKMEETDQTLDKSNRHSSSLLLRFGHQRPIIPRKGATATTEGYSEARNCPGGKQDPHKKLYRSTSACLFSSGKSSEKSPNSFSSVEKGQEMPEEVSHRAIQRSFSLEVPYANTGISCHVSNPNLSSPCSPHVHIHLSPCGPAKLPGSAPNVNTTHKWNNTEAVPGQPTKTRDDFLGQVDVPLNQIPTENPDTERPFTCKDFLLHPRSHKSRVKGHLRLKMSYLPKNPGSEEETADHQDNADWAFLDEDMSGPRQNQQLPALPPGWEERQDNLGRTFYVNHATRTTQWQRPTVQDSDVERQPRHSSSAEGGRTFITRRQISDPDESNARESPESWEILNEEVPTFNHSNSHSPPSPAPELHSLCDEMRNVQISGAAAGDLHTPPTGFVQSSRHSSYRRSAHSSTREEQPVNPVVLPTSAGLPLGWEEKRDSKGRRYFINHRTRSTSWSRPPLQKAASVPPAAQSAPPFQACAPQEPPQTTTSPEPPFESGSLPAGWEVRSAPNGRPFFIDHNTKSTTWNDPRLRSQIPPQRRRDSLDPNDLGPLPPGWEERVHSDGRIFYIDHNTRITQWEDPRLQSSAITGPAVPYSRDYKQKYDYFRKKLKKPADIPNRFEMKIKRNAVLEDSYRRILSVSRADLLKARLWVEFEGEKGLDYGGVAREWFFLMSKEMFNPYYGLFEYSATDNYTLQINPNSGLCNEDHLTYFKFIGRVAGMAVHHGKLLDAFFIRPFYKMMLQKPITLQDMESVDSEYFNSLMWILENDPTDLDLMFTVDEELFGQTHQHELKSGGTDIIVTNDNKKEYIHLVIQWRFVNRIQMQMTAFKEGFFELIPLDLIKIFDENELELLMCGLGDVDVNDWRENTRYKSGYASNHIVIQWFWKTVLLMDGERRIRLLQFVTGTSRVPMNGFAELYGSNGPQLFTIEQWGTRDKLPRAHTCFNRLDLPPYESFEELRDKLHIAIENAQGFDGVD
- the nedd4a gene encoding E3 ubiquitin-protein ligase NEDD4-like isoform X4; translation: MASLSPPVRGLHTDEEESRILKVKVVAGIGLAKKDILGASDPYTKLSLYDPASGEITSLQTKTIKKTLDPKWNEEFFFRVDPRKHRLLFEVFDENRLTRDDFLGQVDVPLNQIPTENPDTERPFTCKDFLLHPRSHKSRVKGHLRLKMSYLPKNPGSEEETADHQDNADWAFLDEDMSGPRQNQQLPALPPGWEERQDNLGRTFYVNHATRTTQWQRPTVQDSDVERQPRHSSSAEGGRTFITRRQISDPDESNARESPESWEILNEEVPTFNHSNSHSPPSPAPELHSLCDEMRNVQISGAAAGDLHTPPTGFVQSSRHSSYRRSAHSSTREEQPVNPVVLPTSAGLPLGWEEKRDSKGRRYFINHRTRSTSWSRPPLQKAASVPPAAQSAPPFQACAPQEPPQTTTSPEPPFESGSLPAGWEVRSAPNGRPFFIDHNTKSTTWNDPRLRSQIPPQRRRDSLDPNDLGPLPPGWEERVHSDGRIFYIDHNTRITQWEDPRLQSSAITGPAVPYSRDYKQKYDYFRKKLKKPADIPNRFEMKIKRNAVLEDSYRRILSVSRADLLKARLWVEFEGEKGLDYGGVAREWFFLMSKEMFNPYYGLFEYSATDNYTLQINPNSGLCNEDHLTYFKFIGRVAGMAVHHGKLLDAFFIRPFYKMMLQKPITLQDMESVDSEYFNSLMWILENDPTDLDLMFTVDEELFGQTHQHELKSGGTDIIVTNDNKKEYIHLVIQWRFVNRIQMQMTAFKEGFFELIPLDLIKIFDENELELLMCGLGDVDVNDWRENTRYKSGYASNHIVIQWFWKTVLLMDGERRIRLLQFVTGTSRVPMNGFAELYGSNGPQLFTIEQWGTRDKLPRAHTCFNRLDLPPYESFEELRDKLHIAIENAQGFDGVD